In Molothrus ater isolate BHLD 08-10-18 breed brown headed cowbird chromosome 11, BPBGC_Mater_1.1, whole genome shotgun sequence, a genomic segment contains:
- the PRRT3 gene encoding proline-rich transmembrane protein 3 isoform X2, whose product MAAAQLVTWGMLLATGVPAKAQGVLPAGLSLGGDPLHSPAWGQQWPGPSPAWEASGEPSGAGAPRSERWGVKHPVHWSLQAGDGTRAPLEMETTVTGADSKVWRDGSTVPAVTEELLVAWRGHEAEVQDSSLPHGSALGMPGPEVPTDRGADSPGPPWAGQGLSLSGHSISKTASTPSPQQTASTTALDPTLAAGMRTADAHRGGHTAAEGHTAVPGLSQDAKLTSASSQLVPPGTAPDPTGTGPAWGPPASPGSVQLVGSWGDTGGPPSPSPTLPSSAPRLRHTAPSWGLAEPWTRALPSHQRSTRRAPLSHATTSPGDGGPRTDPGTMGQRGPQPASGSVLSTGPAPLPASSTATPGTPSRGLLPEEDVGSPQQVRGAVGPVSVQNVTKTTSQPTTHPTTGTLGTRHPDTPETQTAASSTAAPSATWRRAGMTPQPVPRDPSSPQPQPTARAPPALGANATGLRWAELQHQLGFSWEAHVYGVAAVFLLLALGCLAGLAGTAILRPPHLLHVVGAHGLLLAACLLRATFLLLDPYGARGRLPTPALLLLNTAPFPLLLAAFALLLQRLQRLAQLQLLPSRLRGLPALGAAAALQGAVMGAADLLPPRLGLTAALGLQALGCGAGALLLLGGLWGCWRALRAPCEGPGPQPGARALLAAAVAGLPVCGLQLFSAVWLRALLGPHGRFSRPSWAAQLWLRIGELGTALALLAAAAEPVCCRCRRRSPAGHSCWAKALRYFCAGRKAEAPEYPNNCYDWAGGGTGGSGAERTPANDISKNLIRNPAEQLPLRALKDSNEVWAAGTGMPGLSPKCPNMLAARSCAAFEQGSSPSLGELIFRPPSPIDLRRSIDQALCRRHLLHDGLFGRARRGSGSSLHGSPAPDKTPSLGRMVRCSSLTELPGPRQPHGTITVTVTASASSLESSSLKISWNPWRHGLSSPDSLPLDEAPSRAPLLVPAGAPGWEREGPRAFPALGKALDSRSLSSDTIEL is encoded by the exons atggctgcagcacagctcgTCACCTGGGGGATGCTCCTGGCCACTGGAGTCCCTGCCAAAGCCCAgggggtgctgccagcagggctgtcctTAGGTGGGGACCCcttgcacagccctgcctggggacagcagtggccAGGCCCATCCCCTGCCTGGGAGGCATCAGGGGAGCCCAGCGGTGCCGGGGCCCCAAGGAGTGAGCGCTGGGGGGTCAAGCACCCCGTGCACTGGTCgctgcaggcaggggatggCACCAGGGCACCCCTGGAGATGGAAACCACTGTGACAGGTGCTGATAGCAAGGTCTGGAGGGACGGCAGCACAGTCCCGGCTGTGACAGAGGAGCTGCTTGTTGCCTGGCGAGGGCACGAAGCTGAAGTCCAGGACAGCTCCCTGCCCCACGGCTCTGCACTGGGTATGCCGGGCCCTGAGGTGCCCACGGACAGAGGGGCAGACTCTCCAGGgccaccctgggcagggcagggcctcTCGCTGTCCGGGCACAGCATCTCCAAGacagccagcacccccagccctcagcaaaCCGcatccaccactgccctggacCCCACGCTGGCGGCGGGGATGAGGACAGCAGATGCCCACAGAGGGGGACACACAGCGGCAGAGGGACACACAGCAGTCCCGGGCCTCTCTCAGGATGCCAAACTCACTTCAGCCAGCAGCCAGTTGGTCCCGCCAGGCACAGCCCCCGATCCCACAGGCACGGGGCCAGCCTGGGgtccccctgccagccctggctctgtgcagctggtgggcagctggggggacacgggagggccccccagcccctccccgactctgcccagctctgccccacgGCTGCGCCACACTGCCCCGTCCTGGGGGCTGGCTGAGCCCTGGACTCGAGCGCTCCCTTCCCACCAGCGCAGCACCCGGAGGGCCCCACTCAGCCACGCCACCACCAGCCCTGGCGATGGAGGCCCCCGGACGGACCCTGGGACTATGGGGCAGCGGGGACCCCAGCCCGCCTCAGGGTCTGTCCTCAGCACCGGCCCTGCGCCACTCCCCGCCTCCAGCACGGCCACCCCCGGTACCCCGAGCAGAG GGCTGCTGCCCGAGGAGGACGTCGGCTCCCCGCAGCAGGTCCGGGGTGCCGTGGGCCCTGTGAGCGTCCAAAATGTCACCAAAACGACCTCACAGCCAACGACACATCCCACCACGGGGACGCTCGGGACAAGGCACCCAG ACACGCCGGAGACGCAGACCGCAGCCTCCAGCACTGCGGCCCCCTCGGCCACGTGGCGACGGGCAGGGATGACGCCTCAGCCGGTGCCCCGAGATCCATCATCGCCGCAGCCACAGCCCACAGCCCGTGCCCCCCCGGCGCTGGGGGCCAACGCGACCGGGCTGCGCTGGGCcgagctgcagcaccagctgggctTCTCCTGGGAGGCCCATGTCTATGGAGTGGCTGCcgtgttcctgctgctggcgCTGGGCTGCCTGGCCGGGCTGGCGGGGACAGCCATCCTGCGGCCCCCACACCTTCTCCACGTTGTGGGGGCCCACGGGCTGCTGCTGGCCGCCTGCCTGCTGCGGGccaccttcctgctgctggatccCTATGGGGCACGGGGCCGTCTGCCCACTccggcgctgctgctgctcaacACGGCCCCTTTCCCCCTGCTGCTCGCCgcctttgccctcctgctccagcgGCTGCAGCGCCTGGCccagcttcagctgctgccctcccGGCTGCGGGGGCTGCCAGcgctgggggctgctgctgccctgcagggtgcGGTGATGGGCGCCGCCGACCTGCTGCCGCCTCGGCTGGGGCTCACGGCCGCGCTGGGGCTGCAGGCGCTGGGCTGCGGGGcgggggctctgctgctgctgggggggctctgggggtgctggcgggcgctgcgggcgcCCTGCGAGGGGCCGGGGCCGCAGCCGGGGGCGCGGGCGCTGCTGGCGGCAGCGGTGGCGGGGCTGCCGGTCTGCgggctgcagctcttcagcgCTGTGTGGCTGCGAGCACTCCTGGGGCCCCACGGGCGCTTCTCCCGGCCCAGCTGGGcggcacagctctggctgcggATCGGCGAGCTGGGCACGGCCCTGGCGCTGCTGGCGGCCGCCGCCGAGCCCGTGTgctgccggtgccgccgccggAGCCCCGCCGGCCACTCCTGCTGGGCCAAGGCACTGCGGTACTTCTGCGCCGGCCGCAAAGCTGAAGCACCCGAATACCCCAACAACTGCTACGACTGGGccggcggcggcaccggcggcAGCGGTGCGGAGCGGACACCCGCCAACGACATCTCCAAAAACCTCATCCGCAACCCGGcggagcagctgcccctgcgGGCTCTGAAGGACAGCAACGAGGTCTGGGCAGCTGGCACCGGGATGCCGGGGCTCAGCCCCAAGTGCCCCAACATGCTGGCCGCCCGCTCCTGCGCCGCCTTCGAGCAGGGCTCGTCCCCCTCCCTTGGGGAGCTGATCTTCCGCCCGCCGTCCCCCATCGACCTGCGCCGCAGCATCGACCAGGCGCTCTGCCGCCGCCACCTCCTGCACGACGGCCTCTTCGGCCGGGCCCGCCGCGGCTCCGGCTCCTCGCTGCACGGCTCCCCTGCCCCTGACAAGACCCCCAGCCTGGGGCGCATGGTGCGCTGCAGCTCGCTCACGGAGCTGCCCGGCCCCCGCCAGCCCCACGGCACcatcactgtcactgtcactgcctcGGCCAGCTCGCTGGAGAGCAGCTCGCTGAAGATCAGCTGGAACCCCTGGCGCCATGGGCTGTCCTCGCCCGACAGCCTGCCCCTGGACGAGGCGCCCAGCCGGGCCCCGCTCCTGGTGCCCGCCGGAGCTCCCGGCTGGGAGCGGGAGGGTCCCCGCGCCTTCCCAGCCCTCGGCAAGGCGCTGGACTCCCGCAGCCTCTCCAGCGACACCATTGAGCTCTGA
- the IHO1 gene encoding interactor of HORMAD1 protein 1, with the protein MRSSTASDHSNLSDSQLLFGSQFCPENVQLAAAPLELGTQLGQQNSQDSEPSIFTKYQTKPQLFDEETREKGSLNFGAGRVKSVLENFEANKNKIKDKYDREVLSTFISSIKDKLQELPVCFEKFEEMLDSKLKSSLVGLEPLFKTLEDVLQSHYSLVLKALTEKSQMEQALLEMERRLAAKDAEILDMKSNMQLLKEGLESLPAQLNDQFLKTCKELGFLKPCNSSAEQHMLLSSASLPPHTTDKSFQTSPGLCQHCVLSEEYLHKPCCPGRAVCSCSGWSHFPCVTVGQQHRASPGRNQVTGDGTSKGDLNPASEDKASPIATAACGRANTFLQEVKCSLETQSCAAHPCMCWAGGHFVESSQKKQCPVPLEGPLPTPLRKAFRRGTREFKPLTLSQQQQPQVYHHSTQKATPGQRHSSWSTNHEVEKAAVGNKTKLSPGRMSWKKAIRRKTTYSNKGKGERSECADSGLKQRKATGIIDLESSRKNTLHSYLVDLNSENSDLVFAAPHQQILGSAQMGLTKNFTPVPHSDKSLQQPESRRKRSLEIKKTINASSVKRYLLDSSPEEDVLSLCSTTGVKQMSYLSLQSPSSSKKPHPVNPLAQQKTACCSLLLDCDSSD; encoded by the exons atgaggagcagcactgccagtgaCCACTCCAATCTGAGTGATTCTCAGCTGCTCTTTGGCTCCCAGTTCTGCCCGGAGAACGTGCAGTTGGCAGCAGCACCGCTGGAGCTGGGCAcgcagctgggacagcagaacTCCCAGGAT AGTGAGCCCagtatttttacaaaatacCAGACAAAACCACAGTTATTTGATgaagaaacaagagaaaaaggTTCTCTTAATTTTGGTGCAGGAAGAGTAAAAAGTGTCTTGGAAAATTTTGAAGCaaataagaacaaaataaaGGACAAATATGACCG tgAAGTCCTAAGCACCTTCATTTCCAGCATCAAAGACAAGCTTCAAGAG CTGCCAGTGTGCTTCGAGAAGTTTGAAGAAATGCTTGATTCCAAACTCAAATCCAGTTTGGTTGGCCTAGAACCCCTTTTCAAGACAT TGGAAGATGTTCTTCAAAGTCACTACAGCTTGGTGCTAAAAGCTTTGACAGAAAAAAGCCAAAtggagcaggcactgctggagatGGAGAGGAGACTTGCAGCC AAAGATGCTGAGATTTTGGATATGAAATCCAATATGCAGCTGCTAAAGGAGGGTCTGgagtccctgccagcccagctgaaTGACCAGTTCCTGAAAACGTGCAAAGAACTTGGCTTCCTGAAGCCGTGTAATtcctcagctgagcagcacatgcTTTTGTCTAGTGCCAGCCTGCCCCCTCACACGACAGATAAATCTTTCCAGAcctcccctgggctgtgccagcactgtgTCCTGAGTGAGGAGTACCTGCACAAACCatgctgcccaggcagggctgtttGCAGCTGTTCAGGCTGGTCTCATTTCCCCTGTGTGACAGTGGGACAGCAACACAGAGCCTCCCCTGGAAGGAACCAGGTCACTGGAGATGGCACATCTAAGGGTGACCTAAACCCAGCCTCAGAAGACAAAGCCAGCCCCATTGCTACAGCAGCCTGTGGCAGAGCAAACACCTTTTTGCAGGAGGTGAAATGCAGCTTGgagacacagagctgtgctgcccatCCTTGCATGTGCTGGGCTGGCGGACACTTTGTGGAGAGTAGTCAGAAGAAACAGTGTCCTGTACCACTGGAAGGGCCTCTACCAACCCCCCTGAGGAAGGCATTCAGGAGAGGCACTCGAGAGTTTAAACCCCTGACActatcacagcagcagcagcctcaagTTTACCACCATTCTACACAGAAAGCTACACCTGGGCAAAGACACAGCAGCTGGTCCACAAACCATGAGGTGGAGAAGGCAGCTGTagggaacaaaacaaaactgagtcCAGGAAGGATGTCCTGGAAAAAAGCAATAAGGAGAAAGACAACGTACTCCAATAAGGGGAAAGGCGAACGCTCTGAATGTGCTGACAGTGGGCTGAAGCAGAGGAAGGCAACTGGGATTATTGACTTGGAAAGCTCCAGAAAAAATACCCTTCACAGCTACTTGGTTGATCTCAATTCAGAAAACTCTGACCTGGTTTTTGCAGCTCCCCATCAGCAGATCCTCGGCAGTGCTCAGATGGGGCTTACAAAGAATTTCACACCAGTGCCACACTCTGATAAAAGCCTGCAACAAcctgaaagcagaagaaagagaagtcttgaaattaaaaaaacaattaatgCTTCCAGTGTAAAAAGGTATCTCTTGGATTCCTCTCCCGAGGAGGATGTACTTTCCCTGTGTAGCACAACAGGTGTAAAGCAAATGAGCTACCTTAGCCTCCAAAGCCCCTCAAGCTCCAAGAAACCACATCCTGTCAATCCACTGGCTCAGCAGAAAACAGCCTGTTGCTCTTTACTGTTAGATTGTGATTCTTCTGATTGA
- the PRRT3 gene encoding proline-rich transmembrane protein 3 isoform X1, with translation MDPGSPHPHSHRLDSVLTMAAAQLVTWGMLLATGVPAKAQGVLPAGLSLGGDPLHSPAWGQQWPGPSPAWEASGEPSGAGAPRSERWGVKHPVHWSLQAGDGTRAPLEMETTVTGADSKVWRDGSTVPAVTEELLVAWRGHEAEVQDSSLPHGSALGMPGPEVPTDRGADSPGPPWAGQGLSLSGHSISKTASTPSPQQTASTTALDPTLAAGMRTADAHRGGHTAAEGHTAVPGLSQDAKLTSASSQLVPPGTAPDPTGTGPAWGPPASPGSVQLVGSWGDTGGPPSPSPTLPSSAPRLRHTAPSWGLAEPWTRALPSHQRSTRRAPLSHATTSPGDGGPRTDPGTMGQRGPQPASGSVLSTGPAPLPASSTATPGTPSRGLLPEEDVGSPQQVRGAVGPVSVQNVTKTTSQPTTHPTTGTLGTRHPDTPETQTAASSTAAPSATWRRAGMTPQPVPRDPSSPQPQPTARAPPALGANATGLRWAELQHQLGFSWEAHVYGVAAVFLLLALGCLAGLAGTAILRPPHLLHVVGAHGLLLAACLLRATFLLLDPYGARGRLPTPALLLLNTAPFPLLLAAFALLLQRLQRLAQLQLLPSRLRGLPALGAAAALQGAVMGAADLLPPRLGLTAALGLQALGCGAGALLLLGGLWGCWRALRAPCEGPGPQPGARALLAAAVAGLPVCGLQLFSAVWLRALLGPHGRFSRPSWAAQLWLRIGELGTALALLAAAAEPVCCRCRRRSPAGHSCWAKALRYFCAGRKAEAPEYPNNCYDWAGGGTGGSGAERTPANDISKNLIRNPAEQLPLRALKDSNEVWAAGTGMPGLSPKCPNMLAARSCAAFEQGSSPSLGELIFRPPSPIDLRRSIDQALCRRHLLHDGLFGRARRGSGSSLHGSPAPDKTPSLGRMVRCSSLTELPGPRQPHGTITVTVTASASSLESSSLKISWNPWRHGLSSPDSLPLDEAPSRAPLLVPAGAPGWEREGPRAFPALGKALDSRSLSSDTIEL, from the exons ATGGATCCTGGCTCACCACATCCCCATTCCCACAGGCTCGACTCGGTACTCAccatggctgcagcacagctcgTCACCTGGGGGATGCTCCTGGCCACTGGAGTCCCTGCCAAAGCCCAgggggtgctgccagcagggctgtcctTAGGTGGGGACCCcttgcacagccctgcctggggacagcagtggccAGGCCCATCCCCTGCCTGGGAGGCATCAGGGGAGCCCAGCGGTGCCGGGGCCCCAAGGAGTGAGCGCTGGGGGGTCAAGCACCCCGTGCACTGGTCgctgcaggcaggggatggCACCAGGGCACCCCTGGAGATGGAAACCACTGTGACAGGTGCTGATAGCAAGGTCTGGAGGGACGGCAGCACAGTCCCGGCTGTGACAGAGGAGCTGCTTGTTGCCTGGCGAGGGCACGAAGCTGAAGTCCAGGACAGCTCCCTGCCCCACGGCTCTGCACTGGGTATGCCGGGCCCTGAGGTGCCCACGGACAGAGGGGCAGACTCTCCAGGgccaccctgggcagggcagggcctcTCGCTGTCCGGGCACAGCATCTCCAAGacagccagcacccccagccctcagcaaaCCGcatccaccactgccctggacCCCACGCTGGCGGCGGGGATGAGGACAGCAGATGCCCACAGAGGGGGACACACAGCGGCAGAGGGACACACAGCAGTCCCGGGCCTCTCTCAGGATGCCAAACTCACTTCAGCCAGCAGCCAGTTGGTCCCGCCAGGCACAGCCCCCGATCCCACAGGCACGGGGCCAGCCTGGGgtccccctgccagccctggctctgtgcagctggtgggcagctggggggacacgggagggccccccagcccctccccgactctgcccagctctgccccacgGCTGCGCCACACTGCCCCGTCCTGGGGGCTGGCTGAGCCCTGGACTCGAGCGCTCCCTTCCCACCAGCGCAGCACCCGGAGGGCCCCACTCAGCCACGCCACCACCAGCCCTGGCGATGGAGGCCCCCGGACGGACCCTGGGACTATGGGGCAGCGGGGACCCCAGCCCGCCTCAGGGTCTGTCCTCAGCACCGGCCCTGCGCCACTCCCCGCCTCCAGCACGGCCACCCCCGGTACCCCGAGCAGAG GGCTGCTGCCCGAGGAGGACGTCGGCTCCCCGCAGCAGGTCCGGGGTGCCGTGGGCCCTGTGAGCGTCCAAAATGTCACCAAAACGACCTCACAGCCAACGACACATCCCACCACGGGGACGCTCGGGACAAGGCACCCAG ACACGCCGGAGACGCAGACCGCAGCCTCCAGCACTGCGGCCCCCTCGGCCACGTGGCGACGGGCAGGGATGACGCCTCAGCCGGTGCCCCGAGATCCATCATCGCCGCAGCCACAGCCCACAGCCCGTGCCCCCCCGGCGCTGGGGGCCAACGCGACCGGGCTGCGCTGGGCcgagctgcagcaccagctgggctTCTCCTGGGAGGCCCATGTCTATGGAGTGGCTGCcgtgttcctgctgctggcgCTGGGCTGCCTGGCCGGGCTGGCGGGGACAGCCATCCTGCGGCCCCCACACCTTCTCCACGTTGTGGGGGCCCACGGGCTGCTGCTGGCCGCCTGCCTGCTGCGGGccaccttcctgctgctggatccCTATGGGGCACGGGGCCGTCTGCCCACTccggcgctgctgctgctcaacACGGCCCCTTTCCCCCTGCTGCTCGCCgcctttgccctcctgctccagcgGCTGCAGCGCCTGGCccagcttcagctgctgccctcccGGCTGCGGGGGCTGCCAGcgctgggggctgctgctgccctgcagggtgcGGTGATGGGCGCCGCCGACCTGCTGCCGCCTCGGCTGGGGCTCACGGCCGCGCTGGGGCTGCAGGCGCTGGGCTGCGGGGcgggggctctgctgctgctgggggggctctgggggtgctggcgggcgctgcgggcgcCCTGCGAGGGGCCGGGGCCGCAGCCGGGGGCGCGGGCGCTGCTGGCGGCAGCGGTGGCGGGGCTGCCGGTCTGCgggctgcagctcttcagcgCTGTGTGGCTGCGAGCACTCCTGGGGCCCCACGGGCGCTTCTCCCGGCCCAGCTGGGcggcacagctctggctgcggATCGGCGAGCTGGGCACGGCCCTGGCGCTGCTGGCGGCCGCCGCCGAGCCCGTGTgctgccggtgccgccgccggAGCCCCGCCGGCCACTCCTGCTGGGCCAAGGCACTGCGGTACTTCTGCGCCGGCCGCAAAGCTGAAGCACCCGAATACCCCAACAACTGCTACGACTGGGccggcggcggcaccggcggcAGCGGTGCGGAGCGGACACCCGCCAACGACATCTCCAAAAACCTCATCCGCAACCCGGcggagcagctgcccctgcgGGCTCTGAAGGACAGCAACGAGGTCTGGGCAGCTGGCACCGGGATGCCGGGGCTCAGCCCCAAGTGCCCCAACATGCTGGCCGCCCGCTCCTGCGCCGCCTTCGAGCAGGGCTCGTCCCCCTCCCTTGGGGAGCTGATCTTCCGCCCGCCGTCCCCCATCGACCTGCGCCGCAGCATCGACCAGGCGCTCTGCCGCCGCCACCTCCTGCACGACGGCCTCTTCGGCCGGGCCCGCCGCGGCTCCGGCTCCTCGCTGCACGGCTCCCCTGCCCCTGACAAGACCCCCAGCCTGGGGCGCATGGTGCGCTGCAGCTCGCTCACGGAGCTGCCCGGCCCCCGCCAGCCCCACGGCACcatcactgtcactgtcactgcctcGGCCAGCTCGCTGGAGAGCAGCTCGCTGAAGATCAGCTGGAACCCCTGGCGCCATGGGCTGTCCTCGCCCGACAGCCTGCCCCTGGACGAGGCGCCCAGCCGGGCCCCGCTCCTGGTGCCCGCCGGAGCTCCCGGCTGGGAGCGGGAGGGTCCCCGCGCCTTCCCAGCCCTCGGCAAGGCGCTGGACTCCCGCAGCCTCTCCAGCGACACCATTGAGCTCTGA
- the CRELD1 gene encoding protein disulfide isomerase CRELD1, with amino-acid sequence MGPLLPRSPRRRGPGLGGALLGAALLGGVLLAVRADSDPHRDGAEPCRACRGLADSFIRGLERTEHEGFGGGNTAWEEEKLSKYQHSETRLLEVLEGVCAPSDFACHQLLERSEEHVEQWWFHEQQQHPDFFQWLCVDRLMLCCPPGTYGPDCRSCAGGPRQPCSGNGRCDGDGTRRGTGLCVCSPGYGGPFCAECGDGYYEASRNKSHLVCAECYQACGRCTGPEDSSCLRCKRGWVLHEHRCIDIDECGTEMAHCRANQYCVNTEGSYECRDCSTACIGCMGAGPARCKKCNKGYWRDGAKCLDVDECASAEEPVCTGVQEVCENTEGSYRCICAQGHVRRDGQCVEDKPPDAPEKGFFDDVTDDEVVVLQQMFFGVMICALATLAAKGDMVFTAIFIGAVAAMAGYWLSDRSDRVLDGFMKGR; translated from the exons ATGGGGCCGCTGCTGCCGCGCTCGCCCCGGCGCAGGGGGCCCGGGCTGGGGGGGGCCCTCCTGGGGGCCGCCCTCCTCGGGGGGGTCCTGCTGGCCGTTCGCGCCGACTCCGACCCCCACCGAGACGGGGCTGAGCCGTGCCGAGCCTGCCGCGGCCTCGCTGACAGCTTCATCAGG GGCCTGGAGCGGACAGAGCATGAGGGCTTCGGTGGGGGTAACACAgcctgggaggaggagaagctgtcCAAGTACCAGCACAG tgagaCCCGtctgctggaggtgctggagggtgTCTGTGCACCCTCAGACTTCGCCTGTCATCAGCTGCTGGAGCGGAGCGAGGAGCATGTGGAGCAGTGGTGGTTCCATGA gcagcagcagcaccctgacTTTTTCCAGTGGCTGTGTGTGGACAGGCTGATGCTTTGCTGCCCGCCCGGCACCTACGGCCCGGACTGCCGGT CCTGTGCGGGCGGGCCCCGGCAGCCCTGCAGCGGCAACGGGCGATGCGATGGGGACGGCACGCGCCGCGGCACCGGCCTCTGCGTCTGCAGCCCGGGCTACGGCGGCCCCTTCTGCGCCGAGTGCGGGGATGGCTACTATGAGGCCTCGCGGAACAAGAGCCACCTCGTGTGTGCTG AGTGCTACCAGGCATGCGGGCGCTGCACGGGTCCCGAGGACTCCAGCTGCCTTCGCTGCAagaggggctgggtgctgcatGAGCACCGCTGCATTG ATATAGATGAGTGTGGCACAGAGATGGCACACTGCCGAGCCAACCAGTACTGCGTCAACACAGAGGGCTCCTATGAGTGCCGAG ACTGCTCCACGGCTTGCATCGGCTGCATGGGCGCTGGGCCGGCTCGCTGCAAGAAATGCAACAAGGGCTACTGGCGGGACGGAGCCAAGTGTCTGG ACGTGGATGAGTGTGCCAGTGCCGAGGAGCCAGTGTGCACAGGGGTGCAGGAGGTGTGTGAGAACACAGAGGGCAGCTACCGGTGCATCTGTGCCCAAGGCCACGTCCGCCGAGACGGGCAGTGCGTGGAGGACAAGCCCCCTG ATGCCCCAGAGAAGGGCTTCTTTGATGACGTGACTGATGACGAGgtggtggtgctgcagcagatgTTCTTTGGTGTGATGATCTGTGCCCTCGCCACGCTGGCTGCCAAGGGTGACATGGTCTTCACCGCCATCTTCATTGGCGCCGTGGCTGCCATGGCTGGCTACTGGCTCTCTGACCGCAGTGACCGTGTCCTCGATGGCTTCATGAAGGGCAGAtag